From Bacteroidales bacterium, a single genomic window includes:
- a CDS encoding PKD domain-containing protein, producing the protein MKKVIIFLFCIVLFAYNGFTQCENADFSGSSSFENWTGSTGTNLDGVYTNEFIGLVQGTANATPHATGRHTIMNIPGTDPNTQNMLSVLPPGGTSSCRLGNSYVSAESIWDNAYAERLSYTYTVNSSNCIFTYQYAVVLQDAASSSSQHTDTQVPKFSIYVLNSSGALIDPVCGKYEVSAALNLPGFVPCLPASDVYKTDVNVVWKDWTTVAIDLSAHINENITIQFTTYDCTLGGHFGYAYIACSCSSLELSQACSGLSNIITAPPGFQSYQWTWPQGTQNTGTTNSLTLNNTQFTNGDSLICQFVTVQGCTLTLRTVLAIDPPVFSPAAPTICSGETATITASGEGEYTYEWSTHAIGASISVNPTTTEIYTVTATTPLGCYNSSNVTVTVNPLPVANAGPDASICPSSSTVLDASNSTGNAPLTYNWNNSITDVSQSVNPSNTTTYTVTVTDVNGCTASDAVTVNINNNATVTVPPATVCPGGSTSLTASGAGNYQWSPSTGLSDSTGTTVTASPSVTTTYSVYGNLNGCTGSTTVTVTVAPNPTITVTPDPTICPGASTPLLASGGSTYTWSPGTGLSSTTGASITAHPTITTTYTVTGTSTQGCTGSTSVTVNVEPFTASTTYTDEICSHADGTATVTPSVTCGQTWGYNWNTVPPQHSAMATNLPAGTYTVTINCGACTATASAVINNLPGPSVSIISVTNTSCGYNNGGASALASGGQSTDYNYLWSNGQTGDSLSNVYAGTYQVTVTDHYLCTAVNSVTITDTPGPHASVTGIIPTPCGFSDGALTVTATGGTPGYTYSWGTTPVQNSDTAISLAEGTYIVTVTDNNGCSTTTSASVPELPGPTASSTSTPEYCNQSNGTATATGAGGLGNYNYSWNTTPPQYTQVAENLPAGTYTVTVDDGGCSATTSVDIYEIPGPLAGFSAWPKELTIMDGPVSFLDHSIVTIIGWQWTLGDGSTDTISEFTHQYENIGTYPVTLIVEDNNHCRDTAIDTIRVKDIFALYIPNAFTPNDDGINDGFTPYGINVDPETFEMYIFDRWGNMIYYTNKWYPELNRCEPWNGTEDNKGTYKDVIMDVYVYRVLCKEIEGHKHEYIGRVSLIP; encoded by the coding sequence ATGAAAAAAGTAATAATATTTTTATTTTGCATAGTATTATTTGCCTACAATGGGTTTACGCAATGCGAAAATGCTGATTTTTCGGGTAGTAGTAGTTTTGAAAATTGGACTGGCTCCACAGGCACTAACCTTGATGGCGTTTACACCAATGAATTTATTGGGTTAGTACAAGGTACTGCAAATGCTACACCCCACGCAACAGGTAGACATACAATAATGAATATACCGGGAACTGACCCTAATACACAAAACATGTTAAGCGTATTACCACCGGGAGGCACATCTTCATGTCGTTTAGGAAATAGTTATGTTAGTGCAGAATCAATTTGGGACAATGCATATGCTGAAAGATTATCATACACTTATACTGTAAATAGTTCTAATTGCATTTTTACTTATCAATATGCAGTAGTACTTCAGGACGCTGCAAGTTCTTCTTCTCAACACACAGATACACAGGTACCTAAATTTTCAATCTACGTTCTTAACTCATCAGGTGCTTTAATTGACCCTGTTTGTGGCAAATACGAAGTATCTGCTGCTTTAAATCTTCCTGGTTTTGTTCCATGTTTGCCTGCTTCTGATGTATATAAGACAGATGTTAATGTAGTATGGAAAGATTGGACAACTGTTGCTATTGATTTATCAGCTCATATTAATGAAAATATTACAATACAGTTTACAACATACGATTGCACATTAGGTGGACACTTTGGTTACGCTTATATAGCATGCTCATGCAGTTCGCTGGAGCTTTCTCAGGCATGCTCAGGATTATCAAATATTATTACGGCACCTCCGGGTTTCCAATCATATCAATGGACATGGCCTCAAGGCACTCAAAACACAGGAACAACTAATTCATTAACTCTTAATAATACTCAATTTACTAATGGGGATTCTCTCATTTGTCAGTTCGTTACAGTACAAGGTTGTACATTAACATTAAGAACGGTTTTAGCTATTGATCCTCCTGTATTTTCACCTGCTGCACCAACTATTTGCAGTGGAGAAACAGCAACAATTACAGCTTCGGGCGAGGGAGAATACACTTATGAATGGAGTACACATGCAATTGGGGCAAGTATCAGTGTTAATCCAACAACAACAGAAATTTATACTGTAACCGCTACAACACCTTTAGGATGTTATAATTCTTCAAATGTAACCGTAACTGTTAATCCGCTCCCTGTTGCAAACGCGGGACCAGATGCTTCTATTTGCCCCAGCTCCTCTACAGTCCTTGATGCATCAAATAGTACAGGTAATGCACCATTAACGTATAACTGGAATAACTCAATTACAGATGTATCACAATCTGTAAATCCATCTAATACCACTACATATACTGTAACTGTTACAGATGTTAATGGTTGTACAGCCTCTGATGCAGTAACTGTTAATATCAATAATAATGCAACTGTAACGGTACCACCTGCCACAGTATGCCCCGGTGGTAGCACATCTCTTACTGCATCAGGAGCAGGTAACTATCAATGGTCGCCATCAACAGGATTATCCGACTCTACAGGAACAACTGTAACAGCAAGCCCTTCTGTTACTACTACTTATTCGGTATATGGTAATTTAAACGGATGTACAGGTTCTACAACAGTAACAGTAACCGTTGCGCCTAACCCAACGATTACAGTAACTCCGGATCCTACTATATGCCCGGGAGCAAGTACTCCTCTTTTAGCATCAGGAGGTTCCACATATACGTGGTCACCAGGTACAGGACTTTCTTCTACTACAGGTGCAAGTATAACTGCTCACCCAACAATAACTACAACATATACTGTTACCGGTACAAGTACACAAGGTTGTACCGGCAGCACATCAGTAACTGTAAATGTTGAGCCTTTCACTGCATCAACAACTTATACAGATGAAATATGTAGTCATGCTGATGGAACAGCTACTGTTACTCCAAGTGTTACTTGTGGTCAGACATGGGGATATAACTGGAATACTGTTCCCCCTCAACATTCTGCAATGGCTACCAATCTACCTGCAGGGACTTATACTGTTACTATAAATTGTGGTGCATGCACAGCAACTGCATCAGCTGTAATAAACAATCTTCCCGGTCCATCTGTAAGTATAATAAGTGTTACGAATACATCCTGCGGTTATAACAATGGTGGAGCCAGTGCACTCGCTTCAGGAGGACAAAGTACGGATTATAATTACTTATGGTCAAATGGACAAACAGGCGATAGTTTATCAAATGTATATGCAGGTACTTACCAGGTTACAGTTACTGATCATTATTTGTGTACAGCTGTTAATTCTGTTACTATTACTGACACACCCGGTCCTCATGCTTCAGTTACAGGAATAATTCCTACCCCATGTGGATTTTCTGATGGAGCCCTTACAGTCACTGCTACCGGAGGAACTCCAGGATATACCTATAGCTGGGGAACAACTCCGGTTCAAAATTCTGATACTGCTATTAGTTTAGCTGAAGGAACATATATTGTTACAGTTACTGATAATAATGGATGTTCTACAACCACGTCTGCATCAGTTCCTGAATTACCCGGTCCTACTGCAAGTTCAACAAGCACACCCGAATATTGCAACCAGTCTAATGGAACAGCTACGGCAACAGGCGCAGGTGGTTTGGGTAATTATAATTACTCATGGAACACAACACCACCACAATATACACAGGTTGCTGAAAATTTACCTGCAGGTACATATACAGTAACGGTAGATGATGGAGGTTGTAGTGCCACTACATCTGTAGACATATATGAAATCCCCGGACCTTTAGCTGGCTTTTCAGCATGGCCCAAGGAATTAACTATAATGGACGGACCCGTTTCTTTCCTCGACCATTCTATAGTAACAATAATTGGATGGCAATGGACACTTGGCGATGGTTCAACAGACACCATTTCTGAATTTACCCATCAATATGAAAATATTGGTACTTATCCTGTAACATTAATTGTCGAGGATAATAATCATTGCCGTGATACAGCTATAGATACTATCAGAGTTAAAGATATTTTTGCACTTTATATTCCAAATGCATTCACTCCAAATGATGATGGTATTAATGATGGGTTTACTCCTTACGGGATAAATGTAGATCCTGAAACATTTGAAATGTACATTTTTG